The DNA sequence CTCGACGAGCCCACCTCTGGCCTCGACCCGCTCATGGAGGCCGTGTTCACCGAGTACCTGCGCGAGGTCAAGGCCCAGGGCCGCTCGGTGCTGCTCAGCAGCCACATCATGAGCGAGGTCGAGAAGGTCTGCGACACCGTCACGATCATCCGTCAGGGACGGGCGGTCGAGTCGGGCACGCTCGACGACCTGCGGCACCTGACGCGCTCGGCGATCACCACGGTCGTCGAGGCCGACCCCGCCGCGCTCGCCGCGCTGCCCGGGGTGCACGATCTGGCCGCGACGCCCAACGCCGTCGGCTCGCGCGTCACCTTCGACGTCGACAACGACCGCATCGGCGAGGTGCTCGCGGCCGTCTCAAGCCTGGGCGTGCACGCCCTCACCGTCACCCCGCCGTCGCTCGAGGAGCTGTTCCTGCGCCACTACGGCGACGAGCTCGCCGCCGACGGCGTCGCCACGTCCGCGGGGCGCGCACGATGAGCGCGACGACGACGCGCGCCGCCCAGGCGCGGCCGACGAGCCTGGACACCTTGACCGGCACGGGCCTGCTGCTGCGGTTCGCGCTGCGTCGCGACCGGGTCCGCCTCATCGTGTGGACCGCCTCGATCGTGCTGCTGTGGCTGTACGTCGTGGGCGCGTTCACCTCGCTGTTCGACACCGCCGAGTCCCGCCAGGCGCGCGCGGCGCTCATGAGCACGCCCGCCAGCATCCTGCTGACGGGGCCCGGGTACGGCCTGGACGACTACACCATCGGCGCGATGGTCGCCAACGAGATGCTGCTGTGGATCATCCTGTCGCTCGCGATCATGAGCATCCTCCAGGTCGTGCGGCACACCCGCGCCGAGGAGGAGTCGAGCCGTTCGGAGCTGGTGCGCGCAGGCGTCGTCGGCCGGCACGCCCCCGCCGTCGCCGCGATGCTCCTCGTGCTCATCGTCAACCTGGTCATCGCGGCGCTGTCGGCGGCGGTGCTCGCCGCGGGCGGGCTCGACCCGCGTGACAGCGTGGTGATCGCGCTCGCGGCGGCGCTGACGGCCCTCGTGTTCGCGGGCGTCGCGTCGGTGACCTGCCAACTCACCGCGCACGGGCGCGGGGCCAGCGGCCTGGCCATCGCCGTCCTCGGCGTGGCGATAGCGGTGCGGGGCGTCGGCGACATCCAGCGGGCGCACGGCAGCGCGCTGTCGTGGCTCTCGCCCGTCGCCTGGGCGCAGCAGACGCGCGTGTTCGTCGACACCCGCCTGTGGCCGCTCGGCCTGAGCCTGGTCCTGACGGTCGTGCTGCTCGTGCTCGCCGCGACGCTGGCCTCGCGCCGTGACTTCGGCGCGGCCATGCTGCCCGAGCGGCGCGGCCGCGCGGACGCCGTCGCGAGCCTCGCCTCCCCCTTCGCGCTGGCCTGGCGCCAGCAGCGGGTCGCGCTCGCGTGGTGGACGCTCGGCACGACGCTGATGTGGCTGGCCTCAGGCACCTACGTCGACGAGATCGGCCCCATGGTCGGCGACCTCGCCGAGACCAACCCGGCGGTCGCGCAGATCCTCGGCGGCGACGGCGGGCAGGCGCTGACGGACGGCTTCGTCTCGGTGTTCATGCTTTACGCGGCGCTGATCGCCGTCGGCTACGGCATCTCCGCGGTGCTGCGCGCCCGCACCGAGGAGACCGAGGGGCTGGCCGAGTACGCGCTGGCCACGGCCGTCTCCCGTGGACGTTGGCTCGGCGCGCAACTCGCGGTCGCCGGGATCGGCGCCGCGGTGCTCACCGTCGCGGGGGGCGTCGGCGTCGCCATCGGCGCCTACTCGGTCGGCGCGACCGATCCGTCGTTCGGCGCCTACCTCGTCGCCTCCGCGGCGTACCTGCCCGCGGTCGCCGTGGTCATCGCCCTGTCGGCGGCCCTGTTCGCGTGGCTGCCGCGCCTGGCGGGACTGCCGTGGGCGATCCTCGTGCTCGCGTTCGTGGTCGGCATGTTCGGTGAGGCGCTCGACCTGCCCGACGCCGTCCAGGGTCTGTCGCCGCTGTGGTGGGTGCCCCGGGTGCCCGCGGAGGACTTCGCCTGGGCCCCGACGCTGGTGCTGACCGCTATCGCCGCCGCGCTGTTCGGCCTCGCGTTCTGGGGTTTCCGGCGCCGCGACGTGCCCGTGGTCTGACCCAGGGTCCTGTCGGGCCCGCCCCGTCGCATCTCGACGGGGCGGGCCCGACCGGCGTGACCCTGGTCAGAACTGGTGGGCGAAGCCTGTGACGATCGTCTCGGGCTGGTCCTTGCGCTCGTCCAGCAGCCGCTGGATGCTCTCGACGTAGGCCCGGAACGCCGCGGTGTCGGCCTGGCCGCTCGCCTCGAGCTCGTCGGCGATCTTGACCACGAGGGCGCGCGCTCGCGCCGCGGCCGGGCCGGTGGCGACCCGCACCACGCACTCCGACGCCCGCCAGTGCGGCACGTCGGCCGGCACGACCACGCCATCGACCTCGTCGGGCGAGTTGTCGAGCAGCCACTGGATGCCGTGCTCGTCGAGCTGACCGGGGCCGAAGTTCCTCAGCTCCATCGGCTCGGGCGCCTCCGGGCCCTCGCTCTCAAGCCACTGGTCGCGCAGCAGGTCCGCGAAACCCGGGATCGAGAGGATCTCGTCCCGGACGGCAGGGGTGAAGATGTCGAGTGCGTCGAACGGCTGGTCCATTGCTCTGCTCCTTGCGTGGGAGGCCCTGCCCCGACCGTAGGCGCGCGGCGGGGCGACCGCATCCCGCTGACACGGCGCGACACCCACCCCTCTGGAAGGCTCCCATGCACCTGAGCACCGCACACCGTCCCGCTGACGGCGTCGTCGAGCGCCGCCTGACGCTCGACGGCGTCCCCGGGATCCTGTGGACCCCCGACCCTCCGGCCTCGGCGCCGGCGCCCGCGATCCTCCTGGGCCACCCCGGCGGCCTCGAGCGGATGTACCCGCGCCTGCTCGCTCGCGCCGCCCGCGCCGCCGCCGACGGCTTCGCCACCGCGACCATCGAGTTGCCCGGCAGCGGCGACCGGCCCCGACTGCCCGACTTGGAGGCGGCCCGCGCCGACCTGCGCCGCGCCATCACCCGTGGCGAGCCGGTCGACGATGACGTCGTCGACCGGCTCGTCCTGCCGTTGGTCGAGGCGGCCGTCCCGGAGTGCCGACGCCTGCTCGACGCGCTTGAGGCGGAGGGGGTGGGCGGCCCGTTCGGCTACTCGGGTGGGATCGTCTCGCTCGGCGTGCGACTGGCCGCGGTCGAGCCGCGCGTCGTGGCCGCGGGACTCTTCGCCGGCAGCCGCATCCCCCGCGCCATCATCGAGCAGGCCCGCCAGGTGCGGATCCCGACGCACGTCCTGCTCCAGTGGGACGACGCGGGCAACGACCGCCAGGAGGCGCTGAGCCTGTTCGACGCCCTCGGCTCCCCCGACAAGACATTGCAGGCCAACATGGGCGGGCACACGGGTGTGCCGGAGCACGCGGCCGAGGACGCCGCGCGGTTCTTCGTCCGACACCTGCGCTGACGCGCCGACGGGCCCGCCGCGGGCGGGCCCGTCGAACTCCCCCAGGACGGCGGCGCTCAGGCGCCGGCGCGCGCGGCCGCCGGCGCCGAGACCTCGTGCAGCGCCTCGACGAGCGGAGCCAGCTCCGCGGTCCCCTCGGCGGCGGTCAGCGCCGCCTCGAGGGTCACGTCGTGTGTCGGCCGCGCCGCGAGCAGCAATCCCTCCCCCGCCGCGGTGAGCTCGGTGTAGATCCCGCGCCGGTCGTCCTGGCACAGCACGCGCGTCAGCAGCCCGCGCTCCTCAAGCCGGTTGACCAGCCGCGTGGTCGCCGACGCCGAGAGCGCGGCGGCGCGGCCGAGCTGCCGCATGCGCATATGCCATCCGTCCTGCCGCGACAGCGCGTCGAGCACGGTGAACTCGACGACCGACAGCCCGTGCTCCTGTTGGAGCGCGCGTTCGAGCGCGGCGTCGATGAGGCCGTGCAGGGCCGCGAGCGTGCGCCAACCTTGCGCGCGGACCTCGACGGCGTCGTCGGCGATTCCCATGGGGCTCCTCCGGACTGGTGGGTGCGAGCACCCATTCTACACGGCTTGTGCGGATAGAGCGCGCGTGCAAACATGTATCCCGCGCCTGCAACTACCGGCGGGCGCTCATGGTCGGCCCACGCCGACCGTCATCGTCCACACCACCATGCCTGGAGCGCCCCGTGCCCACGCAGCACACCATCCCCGCCGTCCCCCTCCCCCACGCCGCCCACCCCGGCGCCACGATGCCGCAGGTCGGCTTCGGCGTCTTCCAGGTGCCCGACGCCGAGACCACCCGCGCCGTGTCCCTCGCGCTCGACGCCGGGTACCGCAGCGTCGACACCGCCGCCGTCTACGGCAACGAGGCCGGCGTCGGGCGTGCCCTGGCCGAGGCGGGCCTGACCTCGGGCCCGGCCCGGGCCGAGGTCTTCGTGACCAGCAAGCTGTGGGTCGACGACATGGCCCGATCCGACGTGGCGCCCGCGTTGGGGCGCAGCCTCGAGCGCCTGGGACTCGACCACCTCGACCTGTTCCTGATCCACTGGCCGGCACCGGGCCGCGGCCAGTACGTCGAGGCGTGGGAGGCGCTGGTCGAGGCCCGCGACGCCGGACTCGTGCGCGAGATCGGCGTCTCCAACTTCCAGCCCGCCCACCTGGACGCGATCATCGCGGCCACCGGCGTGCGGCCCGTCGTCAACCAGGTCGAACTGCACCCCGCGCTGCAGCAGCGCGGCCTCCGCGCGGCCCACGCCGC is a window from the Xylanimonas ulmi genome containing:
- a CDS encoding aldo/keto reductase, with the protein product MPTQHTIPAVPLPHAAHPGATMPQVGFGVFQVPDAETTRAVSLALDAGYRSVDTAAVYGNEAGVGRALAEAGLTSGPARAEVFVTSKLWVDDMARSDVAPALGRSLERLGLDHLDLFLIHWPAPGRGQYVEAWEALVEARDAGLVREIGVSNFQPAHLDAIIAATGVRPVVNQVELHPALQQRGLRAAHAAHGVVTEAWSPLAQGALLRDDVIARVAAAHAVTPAQAILRWHVQHGTVVIPKSVTPERIAANLDLFGFALSDDEMAAIDALDRDGRTGPHPDRFNG
- a CDS encoding ABC transporter permease, translated to MSATTTRAAQARPTSLDTLTGTGLLLRFALRRDRVRLIVWTASIVLLWLYVVGAFTSLFDTAESRQARAALMSTPASILLTGPGYGLDDYTIGAMVANEMLLWIILSLAIMSILQVVRHTRAEEESSRSELVRAGVVGRHAPAVAAMLLVLIVNLVIAALSAAVLAAGGLDPRDSVVIALAAALTALVFAGVASVTCQLTAHGRGASGLAIAVLGVAIAVRGVGDIQRAHGSALSWLSPVAWAQQTRVFVDTRLWPLGLSLVLTVVLLVLAATLASRRDFGAAMLPERRGRADAVASLASPFALAWRQQRVALAWWTLGTTLMWLASGTYVDEIGPMVGDLAETNPAVAQILGGDGGQALTDGFVSVFMLYAALIAVGYGISAVLRARTEETEGLAEYALATAVSRGRWLGAQLAVAGIGAAVLTVAGGVGVAIGAYSVGATDPSFGAYLVASAAYLPAVAVVIALSAALFAWLPRLAGLPWAILVLAFVVGMFGEALDLPDAVQGLSPLWWVPRVPAEDFAWAPTLVLTAIAAALFGLAFWGFRRRDVPVV
- a CDS encoding MarR family winged helix-turn-helix transcriptional regulator; the protein is MGIADDAVEVRAQGWRTLAALHGLIDAALERALQQEHGLSVVEFTVLDALSRQDGWHMRMRQLGRAAALSASATTRLVNRLEERGLLTRVLCQDDRRGIYTELTAAGEGLLLAARPTHDVTLEAALTAAEGTAELAPLVEALHEVSAPAAARAGA
- a CDS encoding alpha/beta hydrolase encodes the protein MHLSTAHRPADGVVERRLTLDGVPGILWTPDPPASAPAPAILLGHPGGLERMYPRLLARAARAAADGFATATIELPGSGDRPRLPDLEAARADLRRAITRGEPVDDDVVDRLVLPLVEAAVPECRRLLDALEAEGVGGPFGYSGGIVSLGVRLAAVEPRVVAAGLFAGSRIPRAIIEQARQVRIPTHVLLQWDDAGNDRQEALSLFDALGSPDKTLQANMGGHTGVPEHAAEDAARFFVRHLR
- a CDS encoding ABC transporter ATP-binding protein, translating into MTTPSSAVPAIEIRDLHKSFGSTKALDGLDLTVRPGEVAGFLGPNGAGKSTTIRVLLGLLRATSGHVSLLGRDPWADAVELHRRLTYVPGDVSLWPHLTGGEAIDLLARLRGGLDLKRKAELLERFELDPTKKARTYSKGNRQKVALVAAFASDVELLVLDEPTSGLDPLMEAVFTEYLREVKAQGRSVLLSSHIMSEVEKVCDTVTIIRQGRAVESGTLDDLRHLTRSAITTVVEADPAALAALPGVHDLAATPNAVGSRVTFDVDNDRIGEVLAAVSSLGVHALTVTPPSLEELFLRHYGDELAADGVATSAGRAR